A single window of Marinobacter sp. LA51 DNA harbors:
- a CDS encoding (Fe-S)-binding protein: protein MADPIKLYPSKPSKVYFFGTCLVDMFYPDAGMAGIQLLEREGIEVIFPQDQTCCGQPAFTSGYHDEARAVARAQLGLFPEDYPIVVPSGSCGGMMRKHYPDLFKGTEDEVRAAEVAGRIWELTDFLLNVCHIKLKDAGEPTTVAMHTSCSARREMGVAEVGPKLLGQLDNVNLVEQVRAEECCGFGGTFAIRHPEISSAMVSEKVDALVDTGAREFVTTDCGCLMNIHGYAEKNQKAMSGQHILSFLWDRTGGDKGERS from the coding sequence ATGGCTGACCCTATTAAGCTTTACCCCTCGAAACCCTCCAAAGTGTATTTCTTCGGTACCTGCCTGGTGGACATGTTTTACCCGGACGCGGGCATGGCGGGCATTCAGCTGCTCGAGCGCGAAGGCATTGAGGTGATTTTCCCGCAGGACCAGACCTGTTGCGGCCAACCGGCCTTCACCTCCGGCTACCACGACGAAGCCCGCGCTGTCGCCAGGGCCCAGCTGGGTCTGTTTCCCGAGGACTACCCCATTGTGGTGCCCTCCGGCTCCTGCGGCGGCATGATGCGCAAGCACTACCCGGACCTGTTCAAGGGCACTGAGGACGAAGTTCGGGCCGCGGAAGTGGCCGGCCGGATCTGGGAACTCACCGATTTCCTGCTCAACGTTTGCCATATCAAGCTCAAAGATGCGGGCGAGCCCACCACCGTGGCCATGCACACTTCCTGTTCTGCACGCCGGGAAATGGGCGTGGCCGAAGTGGGGCCGAAACTGCTGGGCCAACTCGATAACGTCAACCTGGTTGAGCAGGTTCGCGCAGAGGAATGCTGCGGGTTTGGCGGCACCTTTGCCATCCGGCACCCCGAGATTTCTAGCGCCATGGTGAGCGAAAAAGTGGACGCCCTGGTGGACACCGGCGCCAGGGAGTTTGTCACCACCGATTGCGGCTGCCTGATGAACATTCATGGCTATGCGGAGAAAAACCAGAAGGCCATGTCCGGCCAGCACATTCTCAGTTTCCTGTGGGACCGCACCGGCGGCGATAAGGGAGAGCGGTCATGA
- a CDS encoding DMT family transporter yields MIRGALLIALAALLWATTGIVAKFLFTGTELEAITLGFLRLAVALPFFWLLMRREQRQLERANPGARVPGSSLRHLGKKALIPLAALGLFQAFYQGSYLLAVDLTGAGIATLIALCLPPVFVALLAAPLLGEKPGLLTVLSLVAAIFGTSMLVLSDMDTAGTLRLAGILIALFAALVYTGFTLTSRYSSTGTPVFTTAFICFFTAALILFPVVWLSGGFEGLDTLAFHQWLMVVYVGVVPTCIGYVSFFAGMQTTPATLSSIIVTLEPLFVALLAWVFLGEILGPIGIAGAFILTAAVIVASRYGGKAGTDTKKGADTAG; encoded by the coding sequence ATGATTCGAGGCGCTCTACTGATCGCCCTGGCAGCCCTGCTCTGGGCGACCACGGGCATTGTCGCAAAATTCCTGTTTACCGGTACCGAGCTGGAAGCCATAACTCTGGGCTTCCTTCGGTTGGCTGTCGCCTTGCCGTTTTTCTGGCTGCTGATGCGCCGGGAACAGCGGCAACTGGAACGCGCCAACCCCGGAGCCCGGGTGCCGGGCAGCTCCCTGCGTCACCTGGGCAAGAAAGCCCTGATCCCGCTGGCTGCACTGGGCCTGTTCCAGGCGTTCTACCAGGGCAGCTACCTGCTGGCCGTTGATCTCACCGGTGCCGGCATCGCCACCCTGATTGCCCTGTGCCTTCCGCCGGTATTCGTTGCCTTGCTGGCCGCGCCACTGCTCGGCGAAAAACCGGGGCTGCTGACTGTACTGTCTCTGGTCGCCGCCATCTTCGGTACCTCTATGCTGGTACTGAGCGACATGGACACCGCGGGCACCTTGCGCCTCGCTGGCATTTTGATCGCGCTTTTTGCCGCGCTGGTTTACACAGGTTTTACCCTGACCAGCCGCTACAGCTCTACAGGTACACCGGTGTTCACAACCGCGTTCATCTGCTTTTTCACCGCGGCCCTGATCCTGTTTCCAGTGGTGTGGCTGTCCGGCGGCTTCGAAGGCCTGGACACCCTGGCGTTTCATCAGTGGCTGATGGTGGTGTACGTGGGTGTGGTGCCCACCTGCATCGGCTACGTGAGTTTCTTCGCAGGCATGCAAACCACGCCTGCAACACTGTCCAGCATCATCGTGACCCTGGAACCATTGTTCGTGGCGTTGTTGGCGTGGGTGTTTCTGGGCGAGATTCTGGGCCCCATCGGCATTGCCGGGGCGTTCATTTTGACGGCAGCGGTGATCGTGGCATCCCGCTACGGAGGAAAAGCCGGCACCGACACCAAGAAAGGTGCCGATACCGCAGGCTGA
- a CDS encoding LutB/LldF family L-lactate oxidation iron-sulfur protein yields MSDTARHSPHHVDVKEFHPRAHEALHNPQIRQNFRKAMDGLMTKRKSAFEGWDLETLRDLGANVRMRALANLPDLLEQLEQKLTENSIKVHWAVDGDEACRIVRDICKARDAKTVIKGKSMVSEEMELNHYLKEQGIEALESDLGEYIVQLAEETPSHIIMPAIHKNTGEISKLLHEKTGTDLSNDVEYLTAAARLQLREKFMNADVGVSGVNFAVAETGTLCLVENEGNGRMTTTVPKCHIAVTGIEKVVPNLEDVSALLALLTRSATGQHITTYFNMISGPRKAEELDGPEEVHVVLVDNGRSSIYQDDELLDTLRCIRCGACMNHCPVYTRVGGHTYGTTYPGPIGKILMPHLIGLDEGRHLPSASSLCGACGEVCPVKIPIPDLLVRLRQESVDGDKLHPAKVRGHGAKRNAVEAMIWKGWSWMHAHPGAYRFGTNLAARFRMLQPGKMGSWTQFRTSPKLAPKTLHEQLKERGQ; encoded by the coding sequence ATGAGCGACACCGCCCGGCACTCACCTCACCACGTTGATGTAAAAGAGTTCCACCCACGGGCCCACGAAGCGTTGCACAACCCGCAGATTCGCCAGAACTTCCGCAAGGCGATGGACGGGCTGATGACCAAGCGCAAGAGCGCCTTTGAAGGTTGGGATCTGGAAACCCTGCGTGATCTCGGTGCCAACGTGCGCATGCGCGCCCTGGCCAATCTGCCCGACCTGCTCGAGCAGCTGGAGCAGAAGCTGACCGAGAACAGTATCAAGGTGCACTGGGCCGTGGACGGTGACGAGGCCTGCCGCATTGTGCGCGATATCTGCAAGGCGCGGGATGCCAAGACAGTGATTAAGGGCAAGTCGATGGTGTCTGAGGAAATGGAACTGAACCATTACCTCAAGGAACAGGGCATCGAAGCCCTTGAATCCGATTTGGGCGAGTACATTGTGCAGCTGGCCGAGGAAACGCCCTCTCACATCATCATGCCAGCGATCCACAAGAACACCGGTGAGATCTCCAAGCTGTTGCACGAGAAAACCGGCACCGACCTGTCGAATGATGTGGAATACCTGACCGCCGCTGCTCGCCTGCAGCTGCGCGAGAAATTCATGAACGCCGATGTCGGCGTGTCCGGGGTGAACTTTGCCGTGGCCGAAACCGGCACCCTGTGCCTGGTGGAAAACGAAGGCAATGGCCGCATGACCACCACCGTGCCAAAGTGCCACATTGCGGTTACGGGTATCGAAAAAGTGGTGCCGAACCTTGAGGATGTCTCTGCCCTGCTCGCCCTGCTGACCCGCTCTGCCACCGGCCAGCACATCACAACCTACTTCAACATGATCTCCGGGCCCCGCAAGGCCGAAGAGCTGGACGGCCCGGAAGAAGTGCACGTGGTACTGGTGGACAATGGCCGGTCGTCGATTTATCAGGACGATGAACTGCTGGACACCCTGCGTTGCATCCGCTGCGGCGCCTGCATGAATCATTGCCCGGTGTATACCCGCGTTGGCGGCCACACCTACGGCACCACCTACCCCGGCCCGATCGGCAAGATTCTGATGCCGCACCTGATTGGCCTGGACGAAGGCCGACACCTACCCAGCGCCTCCAGCCTGTGTGGTGCCTGCGGCGAAGTATGCCCGGTGAAGATCCCGATCCCCGATCTGCTGGTGCGCCTGCGCCAGGAATCGGTGGATGGCGACAAACTGCACCCAGCCAAGGTTCGTGGTCACGGCGCCAAGCGCAATGCGGTGGAAGCCATGATCTGGAAAGGCTGGAGCTGGATGCACGCGCACCCCGGCGCCTATCGGTTTGGCACTAACCTGGCCGCGCGCTTTCGCATGCTGCAGCCCGGCAAGATGGGCAGCTGGACCCAGTTCCGCACCTCGCCCAAGCTAGCGCCCAAAACCCTCCACGAACAGCTCAAGGAGCGCGGCCAGTGA
- a CDS encoding LutC/YkgG family protein: MSSRDTILQRLRNRTGGELTAPECDFSVLKRPDWSTTERIALFEKMIESVHGEVHHCTEDSWVDRLAEILGTRGARNLLIPKEHEIGVKLRSATLGREDLPHLLIYDEPIESWQSVLFNDVDASITSTRGGIAETGSLILWPNSDEPRLMSLVAPIHIAVLFASELYTTFHEAMQVQNWKAGMPTNALLISGPSKTADIEQTLAYGVHGPKELIVLIIE; encoded by the coding sequence GTGAGTTCTCGCGACACCATTCTGCAGCGCCTGCGCAACCGGACTGGCGGCGAGCTGACCGCCCCGGAGTGCGATTTTTCCGTGCTGAAACGACCGGACTGGTCAACCACCGAAAGGATTGCCCTGTTCGAGAAAATGATCGAATCCGTTCACGGCGAGGTGCACCACTGCACCGAGGACAGCTGGGTAGACCGGCTTGCAGAAATACTCGGCACTCGCGGCGCTCGCAATCTGCTAATACCCAAGGAGCATGAGATCGGCGTAAAACTCCGCTCCGCCACCCTCGGGCGGGAAGACCTGCCCCACCTGCTGATTTACGACGAGCCCATCGAAAGCTGGCAGTCGGTTCTGTTCAATGACGTGGATGCCAGCATCACCTCCACCCGGGGCGGCATCGCCGAAACCGGCTCGCTGATTCTATGGCCGAACTCGGACGAACCCCGGCTGATGAGCCTGGTGGCTCCAATTCACATAGCGGTGCTGTTTGCCAGCGAGCTGTACACCACTTTCCACGAGGCCATGCAGGTCCAGAACTGGAAAGCTGGCATGCCCACCAATGCCCTGCTAATCTCCGGGCCATCCAAAACGGCGGACATTGAGCAAACCCTTGCTTACGGTGTCCACGGTCCCAAAGAGCTGATTGTGTTGATTATTGAATGA
- a CDS encoding ComEA family DNA-binding protein, whose amino-acid sequence MKRTPFFATLVLLFSLVTGFAHAEPAAININTADVATLAELTGVGQSKAEAIVAYREANGPFSAPQDLANVKGIGERTVEKNAARLAVK is encoded by the coding sequence ATGAAACGCACTCCTTTTTTTGCCACTCTCGTACTGCTGTTCAGCCTGGTTACCGGATTTGCTCACGCTGAACCGGCCGCCATCAATATCAACACTGCCGATGTTGCCACGCTGGCCGAACTGACCGGTGTTGGCCAGAGCAAGGCCGAAGCCATTGTGGCCTACCGCGAAGCCAATGGTCCTTTCAGCGCGCCGCAGGATCTGGCCAATGTGAAAGGTATTGGCGAACGCACCGTTGAAAAGAACGCAGCACGCCTGGCCGTGAAATAA
- the gloA gene encoding lactoylglutathione lyase — protein sequence MPKHFEQAAGLYEDPVPETEGYVFNQTMMRIKDPERSMDFYTRVMGMRLVRKLDFPEMKFSLYFLGYLDDRQANQVPSDDAYRTTFTFGREAMLELTHNWGTEDDNDFAYHNGNDQPQGFGHIGIAVPDVYSACERFEHLGVEFVKKPDDGKMKGLAFIKDPDGYWIEILQPDMMQKQSKNG from the coding sequence ATGCCCAAGCATTTCGAACAGGCCGCCGGCCTATATGAGGATCCCGTACCGGAAACCGAAGGCTACGTCTTCAACCAGACCATGATGCGCATCAAAGACCCAGAGCGCTCCATGGATTTCTACACCCGTGTAATGGGCATGCGCCTGGTTCGCAAGCTGGACTTCCCGGAGATGAAATTCAGCCTGTATTTCCTGGGCTACCTGGATGACCGCCAGGCCAATCAGGTGCCGTCCGACGACGCTTATCGGACGACCTTTACCTTTGGTCGCGAAGCCATGCTCGAGCTGACCCACAACTGGGGCACCGAGGACGACAATGATTTCGCCTACCACAATGGCAACGACCAGCCTCAGGGCTTTGGTCATATTGGAATCGCTGTGCCCGACGTGTACTCCGCCTGTGAGCGTTTCGAACACCTCGGCGTAGAGTTTGTGAAGAAGCCGGACGACGGCAAGATGAAGGGACTGGCCTTTATCAAAGACCCGGACGGCTACTGGATTGAAATCCTGCAGCCGGACATGATGCAGAAGCAAAGCAAAAACGGCTGA
- the urtB gene encoding urea ABC transporter permease subunit UrtB, which yields MGIYRLLSHLLLACCLLWPGLTLAQVEDTEAQQLLTALADSSFAEKKAVVNRIAGSGDDRARYWLESFGANKLGRIEDSGQFIIVLSNRGRNWTVEDALTRENLGEISRRDIDTIRVNNALRNELEGILSVIDLKSPDEDQRLTAARALKGSVSGTLAGRLPTLISEEQSADVQAALTEALAIYQVEEQGDISAVATLSGSLNSEARAALQQAMRSDDPALSAAASKAMESIEQKLKLNRAAETLYFGLSLGSVLVLAAIGLAITFGVMGVINMAHGELIMLGAYTTWGMQQLLPGQPGLALMLSIPAGFLVAALAGIAIERTVIQHLKGRPLETLLATFGVSLILQQLVRTVVSPLNRTVITPDWMSGSVMINEALSLTLNRLYVVGFALVVFAGLMLIMRKTRLGLDVRAVTQNRAMARSMGIKATKVDILTFGLGSGVAGLAGVALSQITNVGPNLGQAYIIDSFMVVVFGGVGNLWGTLLAGLSLGTINQLLEPWAGAVLAKILVLVLIILFIQKRPRGLFPQKGRAAEG from the coding sequence ATGGGCATCTACCGACTGCTCAGCCATCTGCTGCTCGCCTGCTGTCTGCTCTGGCCCGGCCTTACCCTGGCCCAAGTAGAAGACACTGAAGCACAACAATTACTCACCGCGCTGGCCGATTCCTCCTTTGCCGAAAAGAAAGCGGTGGTGAACCGCATCGCCGGCAGTGGTGATGACCGTGCCCGTTACTGGCTGGAATCCTTCGGCGCCAACAAACTCGGGCGCATCGAAGACAGCGGCCAATTCATCATCGTGTTGTCCAACCGCGGCCGTAACTGGACCGTGGAAGACGCACTGACCAGAGAAAACCTGGGCGAGATCTCCCGCCGCGACATCGACACCATTCGCGTCAACAACGCCCTGCGTAACGAACTCGAAGGCATCCTGTCGGTGATCGATCTGAAGAGCCCCGATGAGGACCAACGACTAACCGCCGCCCGCGCCCTAAAAGGCAGCGTGAGTGGCACCCTGGCCGGGCGCCTGCCAACGCTGATTAGCGAAGAGCAAAGCGCCGATGTACAGGCCGCGCTCACCGAAGCCCTGGCGATTTACCAGGTGGAAGAGCAGGGCGACATTTCTGCCGTGGCCACACTCTCCGGCAGCCTCAACTCCGAAGCTCGCGCCGCCCTGCAACAGGCCATGCGCAGCGATGATCCGGCGCTTTCCGCAGCTGCTTCCAAGGCCATGGAAAGCATCGAGCAGAAACTGAAACTGAACCGTGCCGCCGAAACCCTGTATTTCGGCCTGTCCCTCGGTTCGGTGCTAGTGCTGGCGGCCATTGGCCTGGCCATCACCTTCGGCGTGATGGGTGTAATCAACATGGCCCACGGCGAGCTGATCATGCTCGGCGCCTACACTACCTGGGGTATGCAGCAGCTTCTGCCGGGCCAGCCGGGCCTGGCGCTGATGCTGTCCATCCCCGCCGGATTCCTGGTGGCGGCCCTAGCGGGCATCGCCATTGAACGCACCGTCATCCAGCACCTGAAAGGCCGCCCGCTGGAAACTCTTCTAGCCACCTTCGGTGTCAGTCTGATCCTGCAACAGCTGGTGCGCACCGTGGTTTCTCCGCTCAACCGCACCGTGATCACCCCGGACTGGATGAGCGGCTCGGTGATGATCAACGAAGCGCTGTCACTGACCCTGAACCGCCTTTACGTAGTCGGCTTCGCTCTAGTGGTGTTCGCCGGTCTGATGCTGATCATGCGCAAGACCCGGCTTGGCCTGGACGTGCGCGCCGTTACCCAGAACCGGGCCATGGCTCGTTCCATGGGCATCAAGGCCACCAAGGTGGACATCCTCACCTTCGGCCTGGGTTCCGGCGTGGCTGGCCTGGCCGGTGTGGCGCTGTCCCAGATCACCAACGTCGGCCCGAACCTGGGCCAGGCCTACATCATCGATTCCTTCATGGTGGTGGTGTTCGGCGGCGTCGGAAACCTCTGGGGCACCTTATTGGCCGGCCTGTCGCTGGGCACCATCAACCAGCTGCTGGAACCCTGGGCCGGTGCCGTCCTCGCCAAGATCCTGGTACTGGTTCTGATCATCCTGTTCATTCAAAAACGCCCCCGGGGACTCTTTCCCCAGAAGGGCCGTGCGGCGGAGGGTTAA
- the urtA gene encoding urea ABC transporter substrate-binding protein, giving the protein MSIKKHVKLGLSALALSISFNSLAAEDPIKVGILHSLSGTMAISESTLKDTMLMLIEKQNEAGGVLGRQLEPVVVDPASNWPLFAEKARELLAKEEVDVIFGNWTSVSRKSVLPVVEELNGLLFYPVQYEGEESSENVFYTGAAPNQQAIPAVDYLMNDIGVERWVLAGTDYVYPRTTNKILETYLKDKGVAADDIMINYTPFGHSNWQAIVSDIKTFGNAGKKTAVVSTINGDANVPFYRELGNQGIDAADIPVVAFSVGEQELSGIDTGPLVGHLAAWNYFMSVDNDANYDFIDAWVEYTGNEDAVTNDPMEAHYIGFNMYVEAVKKAGTAEVDAVKDAIIGVSVPNLTGGYATMMPNHHITKPVLIGEIQDNGQFSVVWETASTVAGDAWSDFLPGSKDLISDWRKPLFCGNFNVVTGTCGGKVVAE; this is encoded by the coding sequence ATGAGCATCAAAAAACACGTGAAACTGGGCCTCTCTGCACTGGCGCTTTCCATCTCTTTCAACTCCCTGGCCGCCGAAGACCCCATCAAAGTCGGCATCCTGCACTCTTTGTCCGGCACTATGGCGATCAGTGAATCCACCCTGAAAGACACCATGCTGATGCTGATTGAAAAGCAGAACGAGGCCGGCGGTGTTCTGGGCCGTCAGCTTGAGCCGGTGGTTGTGGACCCCGCCTCCAACTGGCCGCTGTTTGCCGAGAAAGCCCGCGAGCTGCTTGCGAAAGAAGAAGTAGACGTAATCTTCGGCAACTGGACCTCGGTTTCCCGTAAGTCCGTACTGCCGGTGGTGGAAGAGCTGAACGGCCTGCTGTTCTATCCGGTGCAGTACGAAGGTGAAGAATCCTCCGAGAACGTGTTCTACACCGGTGCCGCGCCCAACCAGCAAGCGATTCCGGCGGTGGACTACCTGATGAACGACATCGGCGTTGAGCGCTGGGTTCTGGCAGGCACCGACTACGTCTACCCGCGCACCACCAACAAAATCCTCGAGACCTACCTCAAGGATAAGGGCGTGGCCGCCGACGACATCATGATCAACTACACGCCGTTTGGTCACTCCAACTGGCAAGCCATCGTCTCCGACATCAAGACGTTCGGTAACGCCGGCAAGAAAACTGCCGTGGTTTCCACCATCAACGGCGACGCCAACGTGCCGTTCTACCGTGAGTTGGGTAACCAGGGCATCGACGCCGCCGACATCCCGGTGGTTGCTTTCTCTGTAGGTGAGCAGGAGCTGTCCGGTATCGACACCGGCCCGCTGGTTGGCCACCTGGCCGCCTGGAACTACTTCATGAGCGTGGACAACGACGCCAACTACGACTTCATCGACGCCTGGGTTGAGTACACCGGCAACGAAGACGCCGTCACCAACGACCCGATGGAAGCGCACTACATCGGCTTCAACATGTACGTCGAAGCGGTCAAGAAAGCGGGTACTGCTGAGGTGGACGCGGTGAAAGACGCGATCATTGGCGTGAGCGTGCCGAACCTCACCGGCGGCTACGCCACCATGATGCCCAACCACCACATCACCAAGCCGGTACTGATTGGCGAAATTCAGGACAACGGCCAGTTCTCCGTGGTTTGGGAAACCGCCTCCACCGTGGCTGGCGATGCCTGGTCTGACTTCCTGCCGGGTTCCAAGGACCTGATCAGTGACTGGCGCAAGCCGCTGTTCTGCGGAAACTTCAACGTGGTTACCGGCACCTGTGGCGGCAAGGTGGTTGCCGAGTAA
- a CDS encoding GntR family transcriptional regulator translates to MDFQAPNTLAEQIANFMAERIMTGHIRPGERIQEARLAGELKVSRASVKEALYTLERWHLVDITPRKGASATRLDAEHASELYDVYMHLLMMLVTRLCERWQEKHREPMLAAVTNVVELSKKPSADITAVVEASFGVMEACCEVVGNPYLSEALSNFKPAVSRAYYLSADRYRQGLKHTSAFFTQLPAVVLARDSAAAQALIREFAETQQALIQQALAGKP, encoded by the coding sequence ATGGATTTTCAGGCGCCGAATACCCTGGCCGAGCAGATCGCCAATTTCATGGCCGAGCGGATCATGACCGGGCACATTCGGCCGGGGGAGCGCATCCAGGAGGCCAGACTGGCCGGTGAGCTGAAAGTGAGCCGGGCCTCGGTCAAGGAAGCCCTGTACACCCTGGAACGCTGGCATCTGGTGGACATCACACCCCGTAAAGGCGCTTCGGCAACCCGATTAGATGCGGAACACGCCTCCGAGCTGTACGACGTTTACATGCACCTGCTGATGATGCTGGTGACGAGGCTGTGCGAACGCTGGCAGGAGAAGCATCGCGAGCCCATGCTTGCCGCTGTGACCAATGTGGTGGAGCTTTCCAAGAAACCATCAGCCGACATCACCGCCGTCGTAGAGGCGAGTTTTGGCGTGATGGAAGCCTGCTGTGAGGTGGTGGGCAATCCCTACCTCTCGGAGGCACTGTCCAACTTCAAGCCAGCGGTGAGCCGGGCCTACTATTTAAGCGCCGACCGATACCGTCAGGGCCTGAAACACACCAGCGCGTTCTTTACCCAGTTGCCAGCTGTCGTACTGGCCCGGGACAGCGCCGCCGCCCAGGCCCTGATTCGTGAGTTTGCTGAAACTCAGCAGGCACTCATTCAGCAAGCTCTGGCAGGCAAACCATGA
- the urtC gene encoding urea ABC transporter permease subunit UrtC encodes MWLTRPLRERSTQLFLGVLFAALIIVTALHLLMPQDSALYVSSYTVTLLGKYLCYALLAVAVDLVWGYLGILSLGHGAFFALGGYAMGMYLMRQIGDRGVYGDPLLPDFMVFLNWQELPWYWLGFDMAWFAFIMVLLAPGLLALVFGFLAFRSRVTGVYLSIITQALTFALMLAFFRNEMGFGGNNGLTDFKDLLGFDLRTDATRLGLFLATGIALAIGYVICRGIVTSKLGRVSVACRDAEARTRFLGYRVERVQLFVFVVSAMMAGVAGALYVPQVGIINPSEFSPLFSIEIVVWVALGGRATLYGAVIGAILVNYGKTVFTGIMPDAWLFALGGLFVLVTVFLPKGIAGLLFDRKKAKEEPDTPAQEATA; translated from the coding sequence ATGTGGCTAACGCGACCTTTGCGTGAACGCTCCACGCAACTGTTCCTGGGCGTGCTGTTCGCCGCCCTGATTATCGTCACCGCGCTGCACCTGCTGATGCCGCAGGACAGCGCCCTGTATGTGAGTTCCTACACCGTCACCCTGCTGGGTAAATACCTGTGCTACGCGCTGCTGGCGGTGGCGGTGGATCTGGTCTGGGGTTACCTGGGTATCCTCAGCCTGGGCCACGGCGCCTTCTTTGCCCTCGGCGGTTACGCCATGGGCATGTACCTGATGCGTCAGATCGGTGATCGCGGCGTCTACGGCGACCCGCTCCTGCCGGACTTCATGGTGTTCCTGAACTGGCAGGAGCTGCCCTGGTACTGGCTTGGCTTCGACATGGCCTGGTTCGCCTTCATCATGGTGCTGCTGGCGCCGGGCCTGCTGGCCCTGGTGTTCGGCTTCCTGGCGTTCCGCTCGCGGGTGACCGGGGTGTACCTTTCCATCATCACCCAGGCGCTCACCTTCGCGCTGATGCTGGCGTTCTTCCGCAACGAAATGGGCTTTGGCGGCAACAACGGACTGACCGATTTCAAAGACCTGCTCGGCTTTGACCTGCGTACCGACGCCACCCGCCTCGGCCTGTTCCTGGCAACCGGCATCGCTCTGGCCATCGGCTACGTGATCTGCCGAGGCATTGTCACCAGCAAACTCGGCCGCGTCAGCGTGGCCTGCCGCGATGCTGAAGCCCGCACCCGCTTCCTGGGTTACCGGGTAGAGCGTGTGCAGCTGTTCGTGTTCGTGGTGTCCGCCATGATGGCGGGTGTCGCCGGCGCGCTCTACGTGCCGCAAGTCGGCATCATCAACCCGAGCGAATTCTCGCCGCTGTTCTCCATCGAAATCGTGGTGTGGGTGGCCCTCGGTGGCCGGGCCACCCTGTACGGCGCGGTCATTGGCGCCATTCTGGTGAACTACGGCAAAACCGTGTTCACCGGCATCATGCCGGACGCCTGGCTGTTCGCCCTCGGCGGCCTGTTCGTGCTGGTGACCGTGTTCCTGCCCAAGGGCATTGCCGGCCTGCTGTTCGACCGTAAGAAAGCCAAGGAAGAACCCGACACCCCGGCGCAGGAGGCCACAGCATGA
- a CDS encoding alkane 1-monooxygenase: protein MNTSHLSISREATRRRILLTLKKYSYLIAMLPLALPPLLLAAGQATSLENLFAWGVPVVVFGIIPVLDLLLGKDALNPDEEVDVPKMNSEAFYRVITLGWVVGYAVLLVWSMLELASGQFNAIGGIGWVISIGIVGGLGINVAHELIHKDGKLETRAGGFLLSLVCYAGFKVEHLRGHHVHVSTPGDASSSRYNQSLYNFLPQAYLRNFLNAWKLEAQRLERKGEKAFSWRNELIWWYSISALVFIAFTVAFGWLGAAFFLVQSFIAFTLLEIVNYLEHYGLHRRKLDNGRYERTAPEHSWNSNYFLTNVFLFHLQRHSDHHAYAKRRYQVLRHHDIAPQLPAGYAAMIVLATIPPLWKRIMNPRVEAYYRGEEHQLAS, encoded by the coding sequence ATGAATACCAGCCACCTATCGATCAGCCGAGAGGCTACCCGCCGAAGAATCCTGCTAACCCTGAAGAAGTACAGCTACCTGATCGCCATGCTCCCGCTGGCGTTACCACCTTTGCTGCTGGCGGCCGGGCAGGCCACCAGCCTGGAGAACCTGTTTGCCTGGGGCGTACCGGTGGTGGTGTTCGGGATCATCCCGGTGCTGGACCTGCTCTTGGGAAAAGACGCCCTGAACCCCGATGAAGAGGTGGACGTGCCGAAGATGAACAGCGAAGCCTTCTATCGGGTAATCACGCTCGGGTGGGTGGTCGGATACGCGGTGCTGCTGGTGTGGAGCATGCTGGAGTTGGCCTCGGGCCAGTTCAATGCTATCGGGGGCATCGGCTGGGTGATTTCCATTGGTATTGTCGGCGGCCTAGGCATCAACGTCGCCCACGAACTGATCCACAAAGACGGCAAACTGGAAACCCGAGCCGGCGGCTTCCTGCTTTCCCTGGTCTGCTATGCGGGCTTCAAAGTGGAGCACTTGCGCGGCCACCATGTGCATGTATCCACGCCGGGCGATGCCTCGTCTTCTCGCTACAACCAGTCCCTGTACAACTTTCTGCCTCAGGCCTACCTGCGTAATTTCCTGAATGCCTGGAAACTGGAAGCCCAGCGCCTGGAGCGCAAAGGCGAAAAAGCCTTCAGCTGGCGCAACGAATTGATCTGGTGGTACAGCATCAGTGCCCTGGTATTCATTGCTTTCACTGTCGCCTTCGGCTGGCTGGGTGCCGCTTTCTTCCTGGTCCAGAGCTTCATCGCCTTCACCCTGCTGGAAATCGTCAACTACCTGGAACACTACGGTCTGCACCGCCGCAAGCTGGACAATGGCCGCTACGAACGCACCGCGCCTGAGCACAGCTGGAACAGCAATTACTTCCTCACCAACGTGTTCCTGTTCCACCTTCAGCGCCACAGCGACCACCACGCCTACGCCAAACGCCGCTACCAGGTACTGCGCCACCACGACATCGCCCCGCAGTTGCCGGCCGGCTACGCCGCCATGATCGTCCTGGCCACCATCCCGCCGCTGTGGAAGCGCATCATGAACCCCCGTGTTGAGGCTTATTATCGGGGGGAGGAGCATCAGTTGGCTTCTTGA